The Takifugu rubripes chromosome 3, fTakRub1.2, whole genome shotgun sequence genome contains a region encoding:
- the rap1gapa gene encoding rap1 GTPase-activating protein 1 isoform X13: protein MIEKMQGNRMDEQRVTFPPPLKTEEDYIPYPSVHEVLGRKSPFPLILLPQFGGYWIEGMNHELSDTADSQQLQPLSPTTRTKLECNASATIYRKHFLGKEHFNYYSVDSVLGHLVFSLKYDVIGDQEHLRLMLRNKLKTYHDVIPISCLTEFPNVVQMAKLVCEDVNVDRFFPVLYPKASRLIVTFDEHVISNNFKFGVIYQKFGQTSEEELFGNNDESPAFVEFLEFLGEKIELHNFKGFRGGLDVTHGQTGTESVYCNFRNKEVMFHVSTKLPYTEGDTQQLQRKRHIGNDIVAIVFQDENTPFVPDMIASNFLHAYIVVQVVNQCSKDVLYRVSVTARDDVPFFGPALPNPAVFTKGPEFHEFLFTKLINAEYACYRSEKFAKLEERTRSALLETLYEELHLNSQAMMGVGGEDDKMENGSGGGGGFFESFKRVIRSRSHSMDAMGSALKKTHSVSSNLSSFSHEPAEGHKFPGISLLVPGKSPSKYGRRGSAIGIGTVEESLIIPGKSPTRKKSGPFSSRRSSAIGIENIQEVQERSRENSSNTQKTPDSGHVSQDPKSENSSNQSSPEVLITTKNSSYLGCRAPSIPEGQDLSRSSSNDSSLASVVEENETETTEDYDTGMESLSSAGTPHKRDSFTYSTWLEDSNSSASTTSRGNSPGVGKLERGKGTDIRIKLERPQDHQSSSNC from the exons ATGATTGAAAAGATGCAG GGCAACAGGATGGATGAGCAGAGGGTCACCTTCCCTCCTCCACTCAAG ACTGAGGAGGACTATATTCCATACCCGAGTGTCCATGAG GTGTTGGGCAGAAAAAGCCcctttcctctcatcctcctgcCACAGTTTGGGGGTTACTGGATCGAAGGGATGAACCATGAGCTCAGCGACACAGCAGACAGCCAACAGCTGCAGCCGCTGTCACCGACCACACGCACCAAGCTGGAGTGCAACGCCTCGGCTACGATCTACCGGAAACACTTCTTAGGCAAG GAACACTTTAATTATTATTCCGTGGACAGCGTCCTTGGACACCTGGTGTTCTCTTTGAAATACGACGTGATCGGCGACCAGGAACATCTCCGATTAATGCTCAG GAACAAGCTGAAAACCTACCACGATGTGATCCCGATTTCCTGTCTGACGGAGTTTCCCAACGTGGTGCAAATGGCGAAG CTTGTCTGTGAAGATGTGAACGTGGACCGCTTCTTCCCTGTCCTTTACCCAAAA GCTTCGAGACTTATTGTTACCTTCGATGAACACGTCATAAGCAACAATTTCAAGTTTGGGGTCATTTATCAAAAGTTTGGACAG ACTTCGGAGGAGGAATTATTTGGAAACAACGATGAGAGTCCAGCCTTTGTAGAATTCCTGGAGTTCCTTGGGGAGAAAATTGAGCTGCACAACTTTAAAGG TTTCCGCGGTGGGTTAGACGTGACTCACGGGCAGACCGGTACTGAATCTGTCTACTGTAACTTTCGCAACAAAGAGGTCATGTTCCACGTGTCCACAAAGCTGCCTTACACAGAAGGGGACACCCAGCAG TTGCAGAGGAAGAGACACATAGGGAACGACATCGTTGCCATCGTGTTCCAAGATGAAAACACGCCCTTTGTACCAGACATGATTGCCTCCAACTTTCTCCACGCCTACATCGTGGTGCAAGTTGTCAACCAGTGCTCGAAAGATGTTCTCTACAGG GTGTCGGTGACAGCCCGGGATGACGTCCCCTTCTTTGGCCCGGCTCTCCCAAATCCTGCCGTCTTTACAAAA GGACCTGAATTCCATGAATTCCTTTTTACTAAGCTCATCAATGCAGAATATGCTTGTTACAGATCTGAGAAATTTGCTAAATTAGAG GAGAGAACGCGGTCTGCCTTGTTAGAGACCCTTTATGAGGAGCTCCACCTGAACAGCCAGGCCATGATGGGTGTTGGAGGCGAAGATGACAAAATGGAAAatgggagtggaggaggagggggcttcTTTGAGTCCTTTAAG CGGGTGATCCGCAGCAGGAGCCACTCAATGGATGCCATGGGCTCTGCTCTCAAGAAGACACACTCAGTCTCCAGTAACCTCAGCAGCTTTAGCCATGAACCTGCCGAGGGTCATAAATTCCCAGGGATA TCATTGCTTGTCCCAGGCAAAAGTCCCAGTAAATATGGACGACGAGGCAGTGCCATAGGGATAGGAACAGTAGAAGAG TCTTTGATAATTCCGGGGAAGAGCCCAACCAGGAAAAAGTCTGGTCCTTTTAGCTCGAGGAGAAGCAGTGCCATTGGAATAGAAAACATTCAAGAAGTCCAGGAGAGGag TAGAGAGAATTCCTCAAATACCCAGAAGACCCCTGACAGTGGCCACGTCTCCCAAGACCCCAAATCTGAGAACTCATCTAATCAAAGTTCTCCAGAGGTTCTGATTACCACCAAGAACAG TTCTTATCTCGGCTGCAGGGCCCCATCCATCCCCGAGGGTCAAGacctctcccgctcctcctccaatGACAGCAGCTTAGCCAGTGTGGTGGAGGAGAACGAGACAGAGACCACAGAGGACTATGACACGGGCATG GAGAGCCTGTCGTCTGCCGGCACGCCGCACAAGCGAGACTCCTTCACCTACAGCACGTGGCTGGaggacagcaacagcagcgccaGTACCACCAGTCGAGGTAACTCTCCAG GTGTTGGTAAACTTGAACGTGGGAAGGGGACGGACATTCGTATCAAGCTGGAGCGGCCACAGGACCATCAGTCCTCATCT AACTGTTAA